The Fusarium poae strain DAOMC 252244 chromosome 2, whole genome shotgun sequence nucleotide sequence ATGTATGCTTTGTAGGTGGTCAAAAGACAATCCAAAGGTAAGAAATAATGGAAAGAAAAATAGTAAGTGAATGTCCTCAGTTGATAGTGTTTCAATTAGTTTTCCAATTAATTTATCTTACAATTTATGTATTTCTTCAATTTTGCCTCGAGACCAAGTCGGAGTTACTGAGATTCCTCGGAAGCCATACCAAATTCCGCCCTCTTGCTTTATCCAATCACAGCTGATCATCAAATACACGTGAGCGGAAATGGCCGGTCTGTCTCCACCTTGAATCTGAAACTCCACGATGTGAAATTCCGCGGAAGTTTCTGAACactaagaattaattatgaCACGAGGGTCCCAGAGAGACGGGAACCGGCGGGCCTGTGAGCCTTGTCGGTAAGAATACAAGCTACTAGTTTACGTTCAATAATCAACTGACATTCTGTTAGTCGGAAGAAGTCCAAATGCACGGGGGAACGGCCTATTTGTTCGTTTTGTGAACGTCTGGATTTACCTTGTGAATACGCTGCACGGGGTAGCCCAACGACCAACCGCGCTGCACGTACTACTAGAAACCACAAGTAAGTATATGTCTCCTCCAATATGAATGAATTTAGCTTACCAATATTGTAGAAAGTCCACGGCAGACAGGATACGGTCGCTGGAGTCCCAAGTCTCCTCCTTGTCTGGTTTGCTCACGTATGTTTTACCCAGATGTCTCTTATATCTCCTAGACTCACTATGCATCTTGTAGTTCAGGTGTGAGAGAAGAATTTGAATCGCATAGGAACCAGCATACAGCAGCTTCCATACCAAGACAAGATGTCGCCTTTGCATCTACACCAATAGCGTCAGATGAGCATGTGTTTTCCGAGGACAGGTAATCTTGACTATACCTCCCTTCCCAGTCGATATATTCGCCTAATGTTATTCACAGCCCAAATCCGCCTCAAAGTGTTTTAAGATATTTTGTAGAGGTATACGGAATCAAGTTGCATCTCCAGCCATTACCTTTATTCGATCTTGAATGTCTTGACAACACGCTTCAAGTTGCACCTGAATATCTTCTGCATAGCTTTCTCGCACTAATGCTCGAGTTTTCGTCTCATCCGTTTTACAATAACAATCATCAACAAGCCTCTGCATTCTATGGGTACTCCGCTGAAGCTGCAACACAACAGCTTGCAGGGCAGGGGAAGCCGACAGCCGAGGTAATACAGGCTCTATGTATGTTAGCCTTGAGAAATGTCGCaggtaatattaataaaccgATCCTCGAATACTTACTGACTCTATTACAGCCGGCGATTTACCGCGGGCTTGGATGTCCGTTGGGACTGCAGCCAGGCTGAGTACTGCTGGCCATATGTGGCACGCCCAGTTTGCGAACGCTATAGATCAGGACAAAGACAACAGATGCTATTGGAGCATTTACATGATAGAAgccatcttcttccctcaTGTTTCTCAAGCAATAAAAACAGACCGCGCATATAAACATCCACCAAGCGTTGAGCCACCGCCACCGCTGCCTCACGATTTGAGCCAGATAAATGCCCTGGACTTCGATGACACTGGCGGAACAAGCCGTGACGTTGGTATTAATGCAAATGCAGGGGGTGTTATCTCTATCTGGAGTCAAGTCGCATCCTACCTCCACGATATCCGGTTGGGCGAGACCCAAATACCATGGCTACCGGAGTCTACATACTCCAAGCTTAACCTATCTCTACTCGAGTACGAGGCTCAGCTCCATCGAAAGCATCTTATGAGAAATCTATTCCCTTTCAAAAGATCACCTGAAGACATAAAGGCATATCGCCAGTACTGGAACCCTTGGTTAACGACGCATCTCATTCTCCACGCATCTCTTGCACTCCTCAACCATCCTTTCATTCACCTAGTCGCGCTCCGTCGCAACAAAGGCATGAGCCAATCTCGATTATTCCTACAACAGGTTGTGGACCAGGCTATCTTCCATTCTGGATGGGTGTTCTGGCTGGTTGGTATATTCCAAGATTTGTCAGTAGACATTTCGAACCCTTTGATCGGATTGGCGGTTGCAGCGACATCAACTATCCCATGGCTATACCAGTTTGGTAGAAACGCCAAACTTGCTCGGAAAGCAAGTCAGAATTTATCGAAAGGACAAAGGCTTCTTGAACACATGTCAAAAACCTGGCCATTCTTGTCTCGCAAGGTATGTGACACTCAAGTCAGGAACTCATAAGAGCCCACCACTCATGACTCATCAGCTTGAAAGACTCAAAGAACTACAATCACTTGCTATGGGAACACAATTAGAGACAGGCACAACTAGTACAATGATTGAGTTCCCCCCGTCGATGATTTGGGTGCTTCTCGATCCCATCATCGAACCAGCTGGGATATCGAGCAAAAACGACGATACCTCGACAGAAGATGCCACTCGGGTGAGCATCCATGTAACCACGGACTTTTTGCATCCGCTGGAGGATGACCAGGATGAATCAATACTAAGCCCATTCGATTGGGAGAATAGTTTGATGTTCCAGAATGACTTGCTTCAGGATATTTACCCTGCAACCTTGGTCCCGTTCGACCTGAATAACTTGTAATCTGGACTCCATgtaataatttctttctgGACTAGGTTATTCCAGGCAGTTAGCATAATCGATGCTCCCCGCGTACGACATCAAGCGAAATTGGAACCTAACCCAATTGCCCACGTCAGATCGTATGGCTTGAACTAACCAATGCATGTTTTGCCGACAGATCATTCATCTCTAAATTATCCCTGATACCCCCAATATTAGGTCAATCGATCTATCTTGTTATTTGCGTTGCTCTGTATTGTTTTATGCTTTTTGCGTCTGGCCAATACCTCTTCATATTTTCAATTCAAGGTTAAATGTTGACCTGCGCAAGTTGGCAACTCATTGAACCATGATGGGAAAGTCACGGTACAGACGAATGTAATTTCAACCATCAGCTATTCCGCAGATAGAGCAAAGATGTCATTGGGTGTTACGGATATCACGGCATGGCGAGGCGTCTGATCAACCATCCGGGAAGGAGGCGCAGCTACTGTGCATTGGCCGAGATGTCGTGTCAGTTACTGGACCAAGGAACTAATTGACGAGTAACCAGTGACTAGGCTCGTATTTCTTTTCAAAATAACTGCAATATCCTACGCCATCTCTCTTTTGAGGCTTATACGTCGACCAGCCCGGACTAGTACAAGTTGAGACGGCAAGAAAATGCCGAATTACGCGTCAGCCAATCACTGTAGCAGATTCAGACTGGAAGCAACACACCATACTCAAAACAGGGGAACAGCCCCAAGTTATAAAAGGATCTGCTGAGaacctttattaaagaatttgAATCACCGACATCAAAGACATACCCCCTTTCCAACAACTTCTACAACAAACCTCAACCTTCAAAATGAAGCTCAACCTTCTCCTTACCGCTGCTCTGGTTGCTGCCCCTGTTATGGCTGCCTCAAGCACCACTGAGACACACACCGAGAAACAGTAAGTTCATAGATTCTATCATTCGAAGGGTGAGAGCTAAGACGGGATAGTACATCGACCGAGACCCTCAAGGCGAGCCAGACCGGTGCTTCCTCCAAGACCTCGAAGGCGGCTGCTGCACCCACCATGGTCGTTGATATGATGGGCGTTGCTGGTGTTGCAGGCGTTCTTGCTGCTATGGCTCTTTAATTGACTGTCTAGCGCATATACCATGATCTTAGCGAGAGCAATCCATCACAGCCCCTTCAATTCTATAGAACAAATCATCTTTGACTTTATAATACACTACGTTTTTATTCTGCTATCAAGTCAATTTTATTGAATCTTGGTTGAAAAGCATGGCCCTGTGGCCCTGTGATATTGTTTTTCGACCGAACGTCTACTGGTTTTGAGCATCTCCTTTCTTCTTGAAGTGATTGGTATCTCAACGCATAATAATACAATACGTTTTTTCGAATGTCTTAACTTCACCACTCGTTGAGTGTTGCCAAGCAAGTAGGCAGTAGCTAAAATAAAATGAAAGTCCATCCAGATGAATTATTGCTTACTACATATGTAGTTGCGATATTCCATATACAGCCTTGGCACAGAACCTACGACACACTCTGCTGGGGGGATGGATTTCCTGTCTCCTGGGTATTGTCCCATCATGGCTACCTTGCCGGAATTGGTGCATAAATTTAACTGACCAGTCTGTGCATCACTGGCCCCTGTCTACCCTTCATGCATTTATCATGACAAAGAGCAACGTGAAGGGTTTAATAAAGGAGAACATTTCACATTGCTCCGTGATAGACTTCTCGGCCTCAGTGACAACTACTGTCGAACTTAGTTCATACCACGGACCTGATGGTTTAGATACTTCTTGTGCCCAAGATGGGACTGTAGGAACAATAGAACCTTACTTACGTCTTCCACGTCTTTGGAGCTTCGTATCAGTTGTGATCTTCAGGATATGTCATATCTGTTGGGTAAACTTCATTCATGTTGCTCGGCGCCGAGACAGGGTTTGCAGGAATAGCCTCCGGAGATCTTTCGATAAGGTGAGTGGGTGGAAATCCCATGTCAGATTATGGAGACTCCcatattataaagctattttattggCTTTTGTTAGAATTGATCTCCTCAAGCCAGTGGGTATCGCGCGCTTCTCCCGACTACCCAGTTGGTCAGAATATTGATTCGCGTTACAAGCTTGTTTCAACACAACGTATCTGGATAAATATCACACAGATCAATCAAGTAGATGGATACTGGAGAGGGATATCGCTGGCTTCACAACGCGCATCCATAATATCAGGGCTTGTGCCcttcaagaccaagacaatTAAGGAAGCCAAGCTAGAGGGGTTAGTTGCGCAGCTTGATGAGATATCAGCCCTATATAATACTCGGATAATTCAATACACAATGGCACGAAGTTTCCCCACAGTTTCTATCTTTTTTACTcaacaaaaaagaaacataTCACCAACCCATACATATCTTCAAAAAACCTGCAGCTATGGGTTATCACACAGTTAACTTTGTTCCAACCCTTCGTCATGCTACCTACCCATCCATTGCCGAGACGAACCCTGAATTATCAGCAGATGGTAAAGTAGTCTTCATTACGGGAGGTGGTCAAGGCATTGGGCGACAAATTGCCAAGTCTTTCCTCACTGCTGGGGCCAAAGGCATATTCCTTGTTGGACGCAATGAATCGACCTTGCAAGATGCAGTTAGCGAGCTGAACAATTTGCAAAAATCTACAGTTGACAAAACGACCTTTCACTATGCCAAGGCCGACGTTACAGATGTAGATGCTGTTGCATCCGCTTTCAAACAGGCTATTGAAGTATTTGGTCATATTGACATATTGATCCAGAATTCTGGTTACCTTGATGATCACCGTTCTGTATCAGAGTCTGACCTCGATGACTACTGGAAAACCTTTGAAGTTAATGTCAAGGGAGGTCTCATTGTCATTAAAGAATTCCTGAAGCAGAGCAAAGCTGGCGACACTGTTATTAACATGAGTTCTGGAGCTGGGCATCTTCCCCACATCCCAGGATACTCAGCCTATTCGGCATCTAAACTTGCTTTTGCAAAAATCATGGAATATGTGCAACACGAGAATCCTGATCTGCGAGTCTTCAGTATTCAACCTGGAGCTGTTGAGACCGCGATGCAAGCCAAAAGTGGTATCCCTGCCGTTGATGATATTAGCAAGTTTCTTACCTATTTAAATCCGGTGCTATTTTAACCTTCTTTCTAGGTCTTCCGGCATCTTACTGTGTGTGGTTAGCTGGTTCCAAGGATGCAGACAGCCTGAAGGGCAGATTTCTCTGGACAAATTGGGATGTTGATGAACTGAAGGACCGCGTGGATGAGATTAAGGAGAAGAATCTTTTGATTCATGGGCTGAACGGCTGGTAATGCCAATGTAGCTCCATGATGCTATTATCACTTAGTATATCTCATTGAAAGATTAACTTGATTATCTACTACATTCTGTTCCTTgaggtttttttttatactgACGCCTAGCCTTTCTTCCCTTTTTAATCAGTAAGACATCCCTTTCACGAACCAATCGCCTTGGCATATTtattttctgcttcttctaGCATCTGACGCTGCCAGCTGCGTGCTGTTGTGTGCAATTCTTTCCTTTGCTACTAGTTTTTCTGGCCATTCTGTTTGACAAGGCTCATATTCATATGGCTATAGAAGATtcactttatttatttatttataataaagccAATATACTTCAATAGTGTTAACGATGATTATTGCTTCAATCTAACCAGGGTAGAAAGTAGTCTTTCTTTGAATTCAGACATTAATATGAATAATATGTGCGCTTAGTTTaaagtcttaatatattctGGATGAGATTTACCTCGGTTAAGCGGTATTTCGACCGGGGATATGCAGCTACGGACGTGATAGGCTCATTCCCGAGATGGGGATAAATCAAATTGCGAGATTGTTAAAGTTAGACTCTGATTGGTTAACCCCAGATCACGACATATATGCTAGTATGGCAACTTATGATTCCAGTTCTTAGATACCATGTCATGATGTCATTAATAAATATCAATACTAGTAATTGTCACTTTTGAATCTGTGACGTTCTCAATTGCCGAAAAGTGCAACCTTCCCGATGCTTCAGCAGGGATCACATGGTGTAATAGCTACAGTGAGACACATCATTCATAAGTTATCAAGTCTATTTAGTTTAGTGACCCCCCCAGTTGTGATTTGTACCTGTTTTCTCTCATGCAGCCAGCGTAACAAATCGGAATTATAACCATGGACCAAAAGACCGATTCGCCGCCGGATCTTAGCGATGAGGCAGGCACTGTTTCCACAGGACATTCAGTGAACGAGAAGGCTCTGTTACGCAAGTTGGATTTGCGACTTCTGCCAGCTGTTGGGGTACTGTATCTGCTTTCATTCTTGGATCGCAGCAATGGTATGATATAACTTCTGCAAAAAATGCTCATGAGTTAATGTGTGTGGACTAGTTGGAAACGCTCGCATCGAAGGGATGATCGATGATCTGCATATGTGTAAGGTCACCTTGTCCTTTAACTTCACTATTTCTAACGCATTGTAGCTGGTAATGAGTACCTGACAGGATTGACTCTGTATTTCATCGGCTACGTTATCTTTGAAGTACGTGACACGGCCCCCGAATCTACTGTCGTCTGACAACCTTCAGATTCCCTGCAATATTATCCTCAAACGAACAACCCCTCGCCTATGGCTTCCCACACTCACAGTTGCTTGGGGGATTGTGGCAACCTTGCTTGGGATTGTACAGAATAAAACAGGTTTTTTCATCGCTCGATTCTTCCTAGGTGTCACGGAAAGTGGTCTATTTCCTGGTAAATTGCACAACTGACCACTGTTCGAGAAGATGTATTAATGAAACTCAAGGTGTCGTGTATTATTTCTCAATGTGGTATAAACGGCGGGAGAGACAGTTTCGTATCTCGCTATTCTTTAGCGCTGCTTCACTTGCTGGAGCTTTCGGTGGCATTCTGGCATATGTACGACTCTTCATATCAGGAATGTTCAGTAACTAACAGAATCAAGGGCATAGGGAAGATGTCAGGCATCATTTGGGATAATGGATGGCGATGGATCTTTATTCTGGTGAGTCTTTGCTGCAAGTCCACATACTAGACTGACACATAATCAGGAAGGTATCGCTACAGTTTTGGTAGCGATCGCAGCATACTGGTTCATCGAGAATTATCCTGATACGTCCAAGTTCCTTACCAATGGGGAACGGTCGTTTATTCATGAACGTCTGCATGCAGATAGTGACGCTATTCGTCAAGAGAAGTTCAGCTGGGCTGCTGTCCGAGAAGCGTTTGGTGATCCAAGCTGTTGGCTTTATGGGCTGGGTTTTCATACTATGAGTTTACCGCTGTATACTCTCTCTTTGTTTCTGGTATGTTGGACTAGACTCCGCCTCGTATACGTGGTACTGACTGATTAGCCTACGATCATTAAAGATCTTGGGTACACAGCAGCGGTCGCCCAGCTCTTGACGATCCCACCTTATGCTGTTGCCTTCGTTACTACGCTTGTTGTTGCTATAGCGTCAGAAAGACTCGCCAAACGTGCCATTTTTATTGCTGGTTCATCAGCAGTTGCCGCCATTGGATACATAATTCTGCTAGCCAACACAAATCCCACCGCCAGACCCGGAGTCTCGTACGTGGGGACATTCTTTGCCGCAGCTGGAATTTACCCTGGCACAGCCTTGGTCCTCAGCTGGCCAGCTATCAATGTCTCTGGGCAAACCAAGCGCGCCATCGCCAACGCTATGCAGATCAGTATTGGCAACCTCGGTGCAGTGATGGGAACGCAGCTGTACAGGTCGGGCGACGGCCCACGATTTGTGGTCGGCCACTCTATGGCTCTGGCATATCTAATCGCGAATGTCATCGTAGTGAGTATTTTAGGATGGCGATTGAAGAAGCAGAACCAGAGTCGGGCGGCTATTAGTGAAGAGATCAAGCATGTTGGCAATGTTGAAGATTGGAAGGGTGATTCGGACCCCAGATGGAGATTTGAGTACTGATTTGGGCAAGGTATATGTGGTAGACCACGGGAAACTATGATATGAATCGGCATTTGAGCAGTATTCTCTTATGACAGTTGCAAAGAAGGTTAAAAAGTTGATGTTTCTccatataaaaagtattggGCGGAGCTGAACATCCCATTGTCGAATAAGATTGGATTCAACTTCGAAATAGCATCTCGATGATTGATCCAGAATCTATTAAATATTAGTGAACAACGTCGTAAGTCGAAAATCTTACTATTATATCTTTGTCCAAGGTCAAGAGTGATGAGATAAAGTCAATTGAGCGGGTGGAGATATATAGAACCCAATACACCTCGGTCTTGGTTACATATTGCTTCTCAACAAGAAGTACTACCTATTTGCAACACTATGGGCGCTATGTTC carries:
- a CDS encoding hypothetical protein (TransMembrane:3 (o416-435i447-470o476-495i)), translating into MTRGSQRDGNRRACEPCRRKKSKCTGERPICSFCERLDLPCEYAARGSPTTNRAARTTRNHKKSTADRIRSLESQVSSLSGLLTSGVREEFESHRNQHTAASIPRQDVAFASTPIASDEHVFSEDSPNPPQSVLRYFVEVYGIKLHLQPLPLFDLECLDNTLQVAPEYLLHSFLALMLEFSSHPFYNNNHQQASAFYGYSAEAATQQLAGQGKPTAEVIQALCMLALRNVAAGDLPRAWMSVGTAARLSTAGHMWHAQFANAIDQDKDNRCYWSIYMIEAIFFPHVSQAIKTDRAYKHPPSVEPPPPLPHDLSQINALDFDDTGGTSRDVGINANAGGVISIWSQVASYLHDIRLGETQIPWLPESTYSKLNLSLLEYEAQLHRKHLMRNLFPFKRSPEDIKAYRQYWNPWLTTHLILHASLALLNHPFIHLVALRRNKGMSQSRLFLQQVVDQAIFHSGWVFWLVGIFQDLSVDISNPLIGLAVAATSTIPWLYQFGRNAKLARKASQNLSKGQRLLEHMSKTWPFLSRKLERLKELQSLAMGTQLETGTTSTMIEFPPSMIWVLLDPIIEPAGISSKNDDTSTEDATRVSIHVTTDFLHPLEDDQDESILSPFDWENSLMFQNDLLQDIYPATLVPFDLNNL
- a CDS encoding hypothetical protein (SECRETED:SignalP(1-18)) translates to MKLNLLLTAALVAAPVMAASSTTETHTEKHTSTETLKASQTGASSKTSKAAAAPTMVVDMMGVAGVAGVLAAMAL
- a CDS encoding hypothetical protein (TransMembrane:12 (i33-50o74-96i103-122o128-151i163-184o196-218i266-287o299-323i330-349o361-381i393-414o426-445i)), yielding MDQKTDSPPDLSDEAGTVSTGHSVNEKALLRKLDLRLLPAVGVLYLLSFLDRSNVGNARIEGMIDDLHMSGNEYLTGLTLYFIGYVIFEIPCNIILKRTTPRLWLPTLTVAWGIVATLLGIVQNKTGFFIARFFLGVTESGLFPGVVYYFSMWYKRRERQFRISLFFSAASLAGAFGGILAYGIGKMSGIIWDNGWRWIFILEGIATVLVAIAAYWFIENYPDTSKFLTNGERSFIHERLHADSDAIRQEKFSWAAVREAFGDPSCWLYGLGFHTMSLPLYTLSLFLPTIIKDLGYTAAVAQLLTIPPYAVAFVTTLVVAIASERLAKRAIFIAGSSAVAAIGYIILLANTNPTARPGVSYVGTFFAAAGIYPGTALVLSWPAINVSGQTKRAIANAMQISIGNLGAVMGTQLYRSGDGPRFVVGHSMALAYLIANVIVVSILGWRLKKQNQSRAAISEEIKHVGNVEDWKGDSDPRWRFEY